GGAAAGGGCTACAAGCATACCAGCTCTATCTTCAACACTTTCTCCCATTCCTATAATTCCACCACTACAAACAGTAACATTTGTTTTACGAACATTTTCGATAGTTTGTAAACGATCTTCAAATCCACGAGTAGATATAACTTCTTTATAATATTCCTCAGACGTGTCTAAATTATGATTGTATGCGTATAAACCAGCTTCGGCTAAACGTTGCGCTTGATTTTCAGTAATCATTCCAAGAGTACAGCACACTTCCATGTCCATTTTGTTTATGGTACGAACCATTTCAAGAACTTGGTCAAATTCAGGACCGTCTTTAACATTTCGCCATGCAGCTCCCATGCAAACTCGAGAAGAACCCCCAGATTTTGCATTCAAAGCTTGTGCTTTTACTTGACTTACGGACATTAAGTCATTTCCTTCAATATCCGTGTTGTAACGAGCGGCTTGTGGGCAATATCCACAATCCTCTGAGCAACCACCTGTTTTTATAGACAACAATGTTGAAACTTGAACTACGTTAGGATCATGATTCTCTCTATGGATAGTAGCTGCTTCATAAAGCAAGTCCATCATAGGTTTGTTATATATTGCAATGATTTCTTCTTTAGTCCAATTGTGTTTTGTGATACTCATCGATACGATTTTTAATGCCCCAAAAGTAATCAAATTGTTTCAAACAAGCAATGTACAGCCTTCTAAAATGGATTTAGAAAAGAATTTAAAATGGGATTAATTTTTAATCTGCTACATATTTGTTGTTTGTGTATAACATAAGAAGCAGGGTTACAATTACCGAAGAGGCAATTCCTTCAAACAATAGGGAAATGCAATAGGTATTAACGGTAGGATTTCCTCCAAAAAGGAATGTTTTAGATAGCGATTGAATATACGTATCTCCACCTCGCATATAACTGTAGAACAAAAGTCCAATAATACTCAAGAAAACTCCAACTAGTGAAGTGACGAAGGCAGAAATAGCATTAGAAACAAAGTTTTTCTTTCCTTCGTTAAGGTTCATTTTAATAGTTTGGTTCACACCATAAAAAACAAAAACCACGTTTAATAAACGTAAGGCTGTTATGTTTCCCAATCCTAAAAGAATCATCAGTAAAAAATAAAGACCAATTCCTAAAAAGATGATGAATCCGTTGCGAAATTCTTTTGGTAGTTTCATGAGATTAGATTTAAAAGTTAAAAATAATACTTCACTGATAAACAATGGAATAGAAACTAAAATTACAAAAAAATAGTAACACTTTTCGAATTTAGTAAAAGATTTTTATTTCCTTAAAAAGTTGTCAAGAAAGGATTTTGCTTCATTCCGGTCTATTTCTAGTTGGTTTTTTAAGAATGATACGGATTCAAATTTTTGTTCCGAACGAATTCGGTGTAAAACAGAAACAGTTATGTTTTGATGGTATAAATCTTGGTCAAAATCGAAAAAATTAATTTCAATTGAATGGTTTTCACCATCAACAGTAGGGTTGAATCCTATGTTCATCATCCCAAAAACGCGTTCGCCATCTATAATACTATAAACAATATAAACACCATTTTGAGGAATCAGCTTGTAATTTTCTTCTATTTTGAGATTAGCCGTTGGAAAGCCAATAGTTCTGCCAAGTTGTTTTCCTTTGACAATAGTACCAGATAAAAAATAATGATATCCTAAGTATTTATTGGCCAAAGCAATATCGCCTTGTTCTAAAGCATTTCTAATTTTTGTAGAGCTAACAGAAATAGCATTGATTTCCTGAGCTGATATTTCTTCAACTTCAAAGCCATATTGTTTTCCAAAATCTATTAAATCATCAATATTTGCGGTGCGATTTTTGCCAAATCGATGGTCGTGACCAATGATTATTTTATGGATATTGAATTTATTTACAAGAACTGTTTTTACAAATTCCTCAGCCGTCAATTGAGAAAAACTTTCGTCGAAAGGATGTATAACTAGATTTTCAATGCCTGATTGTTCTAATAAATCTATTTTTTCAGAAATGGTATTCAATAGTTTTATATCAGAATGTTCCTGAAGAACCATTCTTGGATGCGGAAAAAAAGTAAGTACTAAGCTTTCGTATTTTCCGTTTTCGGTCCCGACGCTTCGGGATTGAGTGATTTTTTCCAGAATTTTTTTATGACCAATATGTACGCCGTCAAAAGTGCCTAGCGTAAGAATTGTCTTTTTTGAGCAAATAAAATCCGTAATAGAATGAAAAATTTTCAAAGCAAATGTTTTATAATACTGCAAATTTATACTATCTATTTCAAATCTAAAGTAATGATGAATTGATTTTCGGTAGATTTCAGCGTATCCTTTAAAAAATGAACAAAAAAACAACTAAAAGTTAGATTGAATTCTATTTAACATTGTAAAATAGCATGCTTTGATACTTAATTGAATTAAATGGTTTAATTTTGAGTATCAAATTATTTCCAAATCATGAATAGAATATTATTTTTTGCGCTACTTGTATTTTCATTTTCGACGGTTAATGCTCAAAATGCATCGCTATGGAAAAGAATTAATCAAGGCGGAATATCACTTTCGGATCGGGTGAATGCTAAACCAGATTTAGCAGGGCAATTAGTATTTGAATTGGATGAAATGGCGATGAGTCAATCTTTACAGTTAGCTAATGGGAAAACAGCAAAAGAGAGTCAAGTTCAAATTGCAATTCCAAACGCTAAAGGTATTCTTGAAACATTTTTGGTTTGGGAATCATCGAATTTTGCCCCTGAATTACAAACAAAATTTCCTGAAATTAGAGCTTACGCTGGAACTGGAATAACAGATCGTAATGCAACCATACATTTTAGTTTTTCGCCAAAAGGAATTCAAACTATGATTTTGAGAGGAGATAGTGAGTCTGAATTTATAGAGCGTTATGCTAAAAGCAAGTCGGTTTATGTGCTTTTTAATTCTAAATCCAGAAAAAAAGGGAATCTTTCTTTCGCTTGTAAAACGGAAGATGTTGCTCTTAATAAACAATTGTATAAAAAAACAAGTAAAATAATTTCCAATACAGCTGTTTTTAAAACAGTGCGATTGGCTTTGTCATGTACAGGAGAGTATACTGCTTTTCATGGAGGCACTGTGAATGGTGCATTGACAGCGATGAATGCAACGATGACAAGGGTAAATGGAATTTTTAATAAGGATTTAGCAATTCATTTGAATCTTGTTGCTACTAATGCAGATATAATTTTTACAGATGCTGCTACTGATCCATATTCAGATGAAGCTGTGGGATTAGCTACTGTTACAGGTTGTACTGGTGATTGTCCAGGAACTTGGAATAAAGAAGTGCAGAGTACGATAACAACTGTAATAGGAGAAGCGAATTATGATATAGGGCATTTATTTGCGGCTACTGGCGGAGGTGGTGATGCTGGTTGTATAGGTTGTATTTGTGATGCATTAACAGCTACAAATTCAACACCATCCTATCAACTTGGAAAAGGGAGTGCTTATACTTCGCCTTCAGATGGTATTTCCGAAGGAGATACTTTTGATATTGATTTTGTTGCTCATGAAATGGGGCATCAATTGGGTGCAAATCACACCTATTCCTACGATATTGAAGGAACAGGAGTAAGCGTTGAGCCAGGAAGTGGATCTTCTATTATGGGGTATGCTGGAATAACAGATTATAATGTTCAAAGTAATTCAGACGATTATTTTACCTATGTAAGCATTAAGCAAATACAAGATAATCTTGCAACAAAAAGTATTCTTGCTAGTACATCATTAACAGGACAAACGCCAACAGTTAATGCTGGTTTAGATTATACCATTCCAAAAGGGACGGCATTTGTTTTAACAGGAACTGGATCTGATCCTAATGGAAATACTCTTACGTATTGTTGGGAGCAAAATGATACTGCGCTAACAGAATCTGGTGCAAATAGTATTGCTTTTCCAACAAAAGTTGACGGACCACTTTTTCGGTCATTGAAGCCAACGAGTTCTCCTGTTCGGTACATGCCAGCTCTAAATAGTGTTTTGATCAATAAATTATCTACAACTTGGGAATCTGTTTCTGATGTAGCACGAACACTTCATTTTACTCTGACCGCCAGAGACAATGCTGCTCAGGGTTTTGCACAAACGAATACCGATACTAAGATTGTAACAGTGAGTGGTACAATAGGTCCGTTTGCAGTAACTTCTCAAAATGTGGCAGATTCTAGTTGGCCTTTAGGAAGTAGTCAAACTATTACTTGGAGTGTTAATGGTACGAATACCTTGCCAGGTTCTAGCAATGTGAATATCAAATTATCCACGGATGGAGGGTTAACTTTCCCAACATCTTTAGCTACTAATACTCCCAATGATGGCAGTGAAACAATTACGGCTCCAGGTGTAGCAAAAGAAAATTGTAGAATTTTAATTGAACCAACAGCTAATATATATTATGCTATAAATAGTGAGCCTTTTGCCATAGGATATGCTGTTACATCAACTTGTAACACGTACAATTTTGCAGCTCCATTTGCTATAGTTGATTCTCAGTCATACACCGCAAAAACAATTACAGTACCGGCTTCTGCGGGAGTAATTTCGGATGTGAATGTAGCAGTAGATTTTACACATACTTATTTGTCTGATGTACAAATTGAGGTAATTAACCCACAAGGTACAACGGTAAAATTATTCGAAAGAAGTTGCAACCAATCTGGTAGTTTAATATTGAATTATGATGATTTAGGAGTTGCGTTAGCTTGTGGAGCGACTACTGCGCAAACGGTATCTCCATTTGAGCCTTTGAATGTATTTAACGGCCTTAATCCTCAAGGGAATTGGCAATTTAGAGTTAGAGATGCTTATGTTAGCGATACAGGAACTTTGAATTCAGCAGCTATAACTATTTGTACTAAATCATACACTACGCTGGCAGCGCCGAGTTTCGATATCGGTAATTTTGTTGTGTATCCAAATCCAAATAAAGGTAATTTTAACATCCAATTTACGAGTACGGCTATGTCTGGAGTGAAAGTATTGGTGCATGATTTATTAGGCAGAAAAATCTACGAAAACAAATTTTCGAATGGAGTAAATTTCAATGAAAATATTCAGTTGAAAAATGTGCGAACAGGGATTTATCTTCTTACAGTTATTGATGGCGATAGAAAAGAAGTTAAAAAACTAGTTATTGAATAGGCTTGTATAAAATAAAAATTATAGTATTAAAAAAGGGAAGCAATTGCGCTTCCCTTTTTATTTTCCATTGTAGGATGTCATGGTGTTCTCTAATCCAGCTGTTCCAAAGGATTTGATGATTTCGGAAGCTAATTCTAGTCGTTCAGGAAGTGCTGTTTTTTCTGTGTCATCCCAATCGCCTAAAACATAGTCTATTTGTTTTCCTTTTTTGAATTCGTCGCTGATTCCAAATCTAAAACGAGTGTATTGTTGTGTGTTCAGAATCAAATTAATGTTTTTGAGTCCGTTATGTCCTCCGTCGCTTCCTTTAGGCTTGATGCGGATGGTTCCAAAAGAAAGATTTAAATCGTCAGTAATAACCATAATGTTTTCAAGCGGAATCTTTGCTGCCGTCATCCAGTATTGAACTGCTTTACCGCTGAGGTTCATGTAGGTATTTGGTTTTAAAAGCAAAAAGGTTCTTCCTTTAAACTTGTATTCAGCGAGAGATCCTAGCTTTACGGTTTCGAAAGTAAGGCCTTCTTTTTTGGCTAAAAAATCTAAAATTTTAAAACCTATATTGTGTCGTGTATTTACGTATTCGGCGCCAATGTTGCCTAGTCCAACAATTAAAAATTTAGTACTCACGCTTTTCATATTGTTTTTTTGGTGTTCGTGAACTTCCGGTTTTATATAATCTGTTTTGTCTGCTGTTTTTGTAGATAGAAACCGTTTTGTTATCCATTTTATCATGTTGCAAAAATAAACTAATAGCAATTATTAGAGCGAAACCGTTTCGTTTTTTTTGAAATTTTTAAACCATAAAAGAAATTTAAGTTCATTTAAGACTGGAAAAGTTGGAATTGCAGGATGGTTTTGGAAAATCGTTATGAAAAACTAAAATCATTCTAGTTAGCCCTGATGGTAGTGGCATCCTTTTATGCTGATCCCGACATTTCGGGATGGCATGAAAGATAGAACGGACAGCGGGAGGAGTGTTGTTATGAAAACAAATAGTGTGCTTCTAAAAAAGTATAAAGCAAAAAAAAGCACCAGTTGTGTAACTGATGCTTTCTTGAATGATTGAAAAAAATTATTTTTTCTTTCCTTTTGCAGGAGCTTTTGCTGCTTTTGCTGCTTCTTGAGCTGCTTTCATAGCTGCACGAGAAATTCTTACTTGACAAACAACAGTGTTGTCTGGGTGCATTAATTTGTATTTGTCAGAAACAAGTTTCGTAACGTACAATTTGTTACCCATTTCAAGTGGAGTAATGTCAGCTTCAACAAAATCAGGAAGATTTGCTGGTAAAGCTTTTACTTTTAATTTACGAGTGTTCAAACGTAAAACACCACCTGCAAGAACACCTTTAGATGTTCCAACGATTTGTACAGGAACTTCCATAGTGATTTCTTTGTCATCAAATAATTGAAAGAAGTCAATATGTAAAATCTTGTCAGATACAGGGTGAACCTGGATATCTTGTAAAATGGCATTGAATGATTTTCCGTTTCCAAGATCAATCACAACTGTGTGTGCGTTTGGAGTGTAAACCAAGTTTTTGAAAGCCATAACTTCTGCTGAGAAATGAACTGCCTGATTTCCTCCGTATAATACGCAAGGAACCAATCCAGCATTACGTAAGGCTTTAGTTGCTACTTTACCCACGCTTTCTCTTTCTGATCCTTTAATTGTAATCGATTTCATTGTAAAAAAATATAGTTATTAATAATATTACTTGTTTGGCCTTTAGCTTTTGGCTCTCGGCATGATTTTATAACTTTAAGACTTGAGTCTTACATTATAAATTTTCCACTAATGGAATTGTTGTGGTGCACCATGTGCATAACTTCAGCAAAAAGAGGCGCACAACTCAACACTCTTATTTTGTTCGATTTTTTCTTCAACGGAATAGAATCTGTAACTATCAATTCTAATAATTGAGATTTTTCTATTTTTTCGTAAGCTTCACCTGATAAGATGGCGTGAGTACAAATTGCTCTTACGCTCAAAGCTCCTTTTTCCATCATTAAATCAGCTGCTTTTGCTAATGTTCCTCCAGTATCGATCATGTCGTCTACTAAAATTACATTTCTGCCTTTTACTTCACCAATCAATTCCATGGTGTCAATGACATTAGCTGCTTTTCTTTGTTTGTAACAGATAACTACATCTGATTCCAAAAATTTAGAATATGCATACGCTCTTTTTGAACCTCCCATGTCTGGAGAAGCAATGGTTAAATTGTCCAAACCTAAACTTTCTACATAAGGTAAAAAGATGGTAGATGCAAAAAGATGATCTACTGGTTTTTCGAAGAAACCTTGTATTTGATCTGCGTGAAGATCCATAGTCATGACTCTGGTTGCTCCAGCAGCATCTAATAAATTAGCTACTAATTTAGCTCCTATTGGAACTCTTGGTTTGTCTTTTCTATCTTGTCTTGCCCAACCAAAATAAGGAATTACTGCAGTGATGTGTCTTGCTGAAGCACGTTTTGCTGCATCAATCATCAATAATAATTCCATTAAATTATCTGCTGTCGGGAAGGTTGAACAAACAATAAAAACACGTAATCCTCTAATAGACTCTTCGTAAGAAGGTTGAAATTCACCATCACTATATTTAGAAGTGGTGATTTTTCCTAATGGGATTCCGTACGCTTCTGCGATCTGTTCGGCTAGATATACACTTTGTGAACACGCAAAAATTTTAGCTTCTGGTTCTAGGTGTGACATTTAATTTGTTGTTTTTATTCCGTTACGCTTTATGTAATTCGTCTTTGTTGTTTTTTTAAAGTCGAAAATTGTATACGCCTCGGGTGTAGTTAGTTAGTTGTGTGCTGTTTTAACGAGGTGCAAATTTATAAAATTTATTCAACTCTGAAAGGAAAAATTTAAGTATTTTTAGTGGGACATTTAATATTATTTTTTACATTTGCACCGTGTTAAAGGAATCGATGGTTGATTTATAAACAATCTCCTCTTTTATTGCGTTGAAATAACTGCTGTTATTTCATGTCTGCTAAGCCCGGATGGCGGAATTGGTAGACGCGCTGGTCTCAAACACCTGTGGGAAACCGTGCCGGTTCGACTCCGGCTCCGGGTACAAAAACCTCTTCGAAAGAAGGGGTTTTTTTGTTTATACTATTTTTAATTTCATTTTTCGTTCATTACTAAACTTTTGAAGCTGCTCAATACGCCGATTTGTATATAATTTATAAATAATTTCGACCTAACTCCACTACATTTTTAGATTATTCTAATTTAAAAACATGTATATTTGTTTAATGTTTTGATTTGAAAATTAAACAAAATAAATAACGCTACATTTTTTATAATTGACTAATAAAGCTATAAATATTGTTTGGTTCAAAAGAGATTTGCGATTAACGGATCACGAAGCTTTATTTGCTGCTCAGCAACAAGATATTCCTATTCTGTTGTTGTATTGTTTTGAGCCTTCAATAATGGCTTATGCAGACTCAGATGATAGGCACTGGCGATTTGTGTA
Above is a window of Flavobacterium sp. 123 DNA encoding:
- the bioB gene encoding biotin synthase BioB → MSITKHNWTKEEIIAIYNKPMMDLLYEAATIHRENHDPNVVQVSTLLSIKTGGCSEDCGYCPQAARYNTDIEGNDLMSVSQVKAQALNAKSGGSSRVCMGAAWRNVKDGPEFDQVLEMVRTINKMDMEVCCTLGMITENQAQRLAEAGLYAYNHNLDTSEEYYKEVISTRGFEDRLQTIENVRKTNVTVCSGGIIGMGESVEDRAGMLVALSTLNPQPESVPINALVAVEGTPLEEQKPVEIWEMIRMVATTRIIMPETQVRLSAGRMDMSREGQAMCFFAGANSIFAGSKLLTTPNPDVNEDMKMFEMLGLIPQKPFTKVVQPQTVEAADSKFEALGEKPKWSRPGHAIERNLEASVKGK
- the pth gene encoding aminoacyl-tRNA hydrolase, with product MIKWITKRFLSTKTADKTDYIKPEVHEHQKNNMKSVSTKFLIVGLGNIGAEYVNTRHNIGFKILDFLAKKEGLTFETVKLGSLAEYKFKGRTFLLLKPNTYMNLSGKAVQYWMTAAKIPLENIMVITDDLNLSFGTIRIKPKGSDGGHNGLKNINLILNTQQYTRFRFGISDEFKKGKQIDYVLGDWDDTEKTALPERLELASEIIKSFGTAGLENTMTSYNGK
- a CDS encoding ribose-phosphate pyrophosphokinase, coding for MSHLEPEAKIFACSQSVYLAEQIAEAYGIPLGKITTSKYSDGEFQPSYEESIRGLRVFIVCSTFPTADNLMELLLMIDAAKRASARHITAVIPYFGWARQDRKDKPRVPIGAKLVANLLDAAGATRVMTMDLHADQIQGFFEKPVDHLFASTIFLPYVESLGLDNLTIASPDMGGSKRAYAYSKFLESDVVICYKQRKAANVIDTMELIGEVKGRNVILVDDMIDTGGTLAKAADLMMEKGALSVRAICTHAILSGEAYEKIEKSQLLELIVTDSIPLKKKSNKIRVLSCAPLFAEVMHMVHHNNSISGKFIM
- a CDS encoding reprolysin-like metallopeptidase, with the protein product MNRILFFALLVFSFSTVNAQNASLWKRINQGGISLSDRVNAKPDLAGQLVFELDEMAMSQSLQLANGKTAKESQVQIAIPNAKGILETFLVWESSNFAPELQTKFPEIRAYAGTGITDRNATIHFSFSPKGIQTMILRGDSESEFIERYAKSKSVYVLFNSKSRKKGNLSFACKTEDVALNKQLYKKTSKIISNTAVFKTVRLALSCTGEYTAFHGGTVNGALTAMNATMTRVNGIFNKDLAIHLNLVATNADIIFTDAATDPYSDEAVGLATVTGCTGDCPGTWNKEVQSTITTVIGEANYDIGHLFAATGGGGDAGCIGCICDALTATNSTPSYQLGKGSAYTSPSDGISEGDTFDIDFVAHEMGHQLGANHTYSYDIEGTGVSVEPGSGSSIMGYAGITDYNVQSNSDDYFTYVSIKQIQDNLATKSILASTSLTGQTPTVNAGLDYTIPKGTAFVLTGTGSDPNGNTLTYCWEQNDTALTESGANSIAFPTKVDGPLFRSLKPTSSPVRYMPALNSVLINKLSTTWESVSDVARTLHFTLTARDNAAQGFAQTNTDTKIVTVSGTIGPFAVTSQNVADSSWPLGSSQTITWSVNGTNTLPGSSNVNIKLSTDGGLTFPTSLATNTPNDGSETITAPGVAKENCRILIEPTANIYYAINSEPFAIGYAVTSTCNTYNFAAPFAIVDSQSYTAKTITVPASAGVISDVNVAVDFTHTYLSDVQIEVINPQGTTVKLFERSCNQSGSLILNYDDLGVALACGATTAQTVSPFEPLNVFNGLNPQGNWQFRVRDAYVSDTGTLNSAAITICTKSYTTLAAPSFDIGNFVVYPNPNKGNFNIQFTSTAMSGVKVLVHDLLGRKIYENKFSNGVNFNENIQLKNVRTGIYLLTVIDGDRKEVKKLVIE
- a CDS encoding 50S ribosomal protein L25/general stress protein Ctc yields the protein MKSITIKGSERESVGKVATKALRNAGLVPCVLYGGNQAVHFSAEVMAFKNLVYTPNAHTVVIDLGNGKSFNAILQDIQVHPVSDKILHIDFFQLFDDKEITMEVPVQIVGTSKGVLAGGVLRLNTRKLKVKALPANLPDFVEADITPLEMGNKLYVTKLVSDKYKLMHPDNTVVCQVRISRAAMKAAQEAAKAAKAPAKGKKK
- a CDS encoding bifunctional riboflavin kinase/FAD synthetase — encoded protein: MKIFHSITDFICSKKTILTLGTFDGVHIGHKKILEKITQSRSVGTENGKYESLVLTFFPHPRMVLQEHSDIKLLNTISEKIDLLEQSGIENLVIHPFDESFSQLTAEEFVKTVLVNKFNIHKIIIGHDHRFGKNRTANIDDLIDFGKQYGFEVEEISAQEINAISVSSTKIRNALEQGDIALANKYLGYHYFLSGTIVKGKQLGRTIGFPTANLKIEENYKLIPQNGVYIVYSIIDGERVFGMMNIGFNPTVDGENHSIEINFFDFDQDLYHQNITVSVLHRIRSEQKFESVSFLKNQLEIDRNEAKSFLDNFLRK